One window of the Chitinimonas sp. BJYL2 genome contains the following:
- a CDS encoding HD-GYP domain-containing protein: MSEHLLDHANPHFVDRVMALADEGEVEVAEDIFTDTGVKLLAKGVKLTRSFQDRLLMHKLQRPLVQSLSVSDGITVDALMLLATMLVDEQPILARLVDKQGVAMLAQHLRNVRLDRVSLLLLTLAHRTEGAAMRHAVLVTLTALALAERLSLPEPDQINLATAALLHDIGELYIDPVVLSGGHLVTPDEWRALAVHPVVGRKLVADTTGLGPAVARLIGEHHERIDGSGYPRGLSGDEISPAGQLLAAAEMTTGLLGKASDTQARLDLALKVMSSGHAPEVMSCLRKALAGQAPSAGLALYTVSSVLTAVNRLVWSLDAVRAAISRAEVDADNLESRELVAEVESRFNGLHRAFLRTGLGSVPVSEISSALFDAAADELTESMGIIDEINWRLRELARFAALRIGLLKPVERHGLDSLLAAIADPLRQSHPA, encoded by the coding sequence ATGTCCGAACACTTGCTGGACCATGCGAACCCGCACTTTGTTGATCGTGTCATGGCGTTGGCCGACGAGGGCGAGGTGGAGGTTGCGGAAGACATCTTTACCGATACCGGGGTCAAACTGCTGGCCAAGGGCGTCAAACTGACGCGATCGTTTCAGGATCGCCTGCTCATGCACAAGCTGCAGCGGCCCCTGGTGCAAAGCCTCAGCGTGAGCGACGGCATCACCGTCGATGCCCTGATGCTGTTGGCGACCATGCTCGTCGACGAGCAGCCCATTCTGGCCCGGCTTGTCGACAAGCAAGGGGTGGCGATGTTGGCGCAGCACTTGCGCAATGTACGTCTGGATCGTGTTTCCCTGCTTTTATTGACCCTGGCGCACCGCACCGAGGGCGCGGCGATGCGTCATGCCGTGCTGGTCACCCTGACCGCACTGGCGCTGGCCGAGCGGCTCTCGCTGCCTGAGCCAGACCAGATCAACCTTGCCACGGCAGCCTTGCTGCACGACATCGGCGAGCTTTACATCGACCCTGTCGTACTCAGTGGCGGGCATCTGGTCACCCCGGACGAGTGGCGTGCCTTGGCCGTGCATCCGGTGGTCGGCCGCAAGCTGGTTGCAGATACGACCGGTCTGGGGCCTGCTGTGGCGCGGTTGATCGGCGAACATCATGAACGTATCGATGGCAGTGGCTATCCACGCGGCTTGTCGGGTGACGAAATATCCCCAGCGGGCCAGTTGCTGGCTGCCGCCGAGATGACGACAGGCCTGCTGGGCAAGGCGTCTGATACGCAGGCCCGACTCGATCTGGCACTCAAAGTCATGTCCTCGGGCCATGCACCCGAAGTCATGAGCTGCCTGCGCAAGGCGCTGGCGGGGCAGGCGCCGTCGGCGGGCTTGGCGCTGTACACGGTGTCCAGTGTACTTACAGCGGTCAACCGGCTCGTTTGGTCGCTGGATGCGGTACGCGCTGCCATATCCAGAGCCGAGGTGGATGCCGATAATCTGGAGAGTCGTGAACTGGTGGCCGAGGTGGAGTCCCGCTTCAATGGCTTGCATCGGGCTTTCCTCCGCACTGGTCTAGGCAGTGTGCCGGTCAGCGAAATCAGCTCGGCGCTATTTGATGCCGCGGCCGATGAGCTGACTGAAAGCATGGGTATCATCGACGAAATCAATTGGCGCCTGCGCGAACTGGCGCGCTTTGCGGCGCTCCGCATCGGTTTGCTCAAGCCGGTCGAACGCCACGGTCTCGATAGCCTGCTCGCAGCAATTGCTGATCCGTTGCGACAAAGCCATCCGGCGTGA
- a CDS encoding adenylate/guanylate cyclase domain-containing protein yields MLDAEALAELLQQRRKPGADKAAIDAQIHARFGCERAVMFTDLVGFSRSVEAFGIIHFLQLIHEYEAICLPAITAHGGRCLKREGDSMLAVFADAGAALDCAHAMVTACRLASTDRVTEERIELCIGLGWGSVLLLDNQEIWGAEVNAASKLGEETARGGEILVTDTFRARLPARRFATQGLLFGSRTIFRPLV; encoded by the coding sequence GTGCTTGATGCCGAGGCCCTGGCTGAGTTGTTGCAGCAGCGGCGCAAGCCGGGTGCGGACAAGGCAGCCATCGATGCCCAAATCCATGCGCGCTTCGGTTGTGAACGTGCCGTCATGTTTACTGATCTGGTCGGCTTTTCCCGATCAGTGGAGGCTTTCGGCATCATTCACTTCCTGCAGCTGATTCATGAGTACGAAGCGATCTGCCTGCCGGCGATTACAGCGCACGGCGGACGGTGTCTCAAGCGTGAAGGGGATTCGATGCTGGCCGTATTTGCCGACGCGGGTGCTGCCCTCGATTGCGCCCACGCAATGGTCACTGCCTGTCGGTTGGCAAGTACGGATCGCGTCACCGAAGAGCGTATTGAACTGTGTATCGGGCTGGGTTGGGGCTCTGTGTTGCTGTTGGACAATCAGGAAATATGGGGGGCTGAAGTCAATGCGGCCTCCAAGCTGGGGGAAGAAACCGCCCGCGGCGGCGAAATTCTCGTTACCGATACCTTCCGCGCCCGCCTGCCCGCGCGCCGGTTCGCGACACAGGGATTGCTGTTCGGCTCACGCACCATTTTCCGCCCCTTGGTCTGA
- the pcaC gene encoding 4-carboxymuconolactone decarboxylase translates to MSEQFDRGLKVRREVMGDAFVDKAFADADDFSRPLQDFITEHAWGTVWNREGLDRKTRSFITLAMLAALGRTQELKGHVRGALNNGATVDEIREVLMHSAIYAGVPLCVDAVRAAREVIAEAGRA, encoded by the coding sequence ATGAGCGAACAATTTGATCGCGGCCTCAAGGTGCGCCGCGAGGTGATGGGTGATGCATTTGTCGATAAAGCCTTTGCTGATGCCGACGACTTCAGCCGTCCCCTGCAGGATTTCATTACCGAGCATGCCTGGGGCACGGTTTGGAACCGCGAAGGGCTGGACCGCAAGACCCGTAGTTTCATTACGCTCGCCATGTTGGCAGCGTTGGGGCGTACCCAGGAGCTCAAGGGCCATGTTCGTGGTGCGCTCAATAATGGCGCCACGGTGGATGAAATCCGTGAGGTGCTGATGCACTCAGCCATTTATGCCGGTGTGCCGCTGTGTGTGGATGCAGTGCGTGCAGCCCGCGAGGTGATTGCCGAGGCCGGACGTGCTTGA
- a CDS encoding mechanosensitive ion channel family protein, producing the protein MRTIVHDKAPLPCSISPFVIRLMALRLPILLVSLPALAADNTPLWHGIALALSSLLGGMILLLLFRRLCRKGHALLVKASRQRARRLEQRTHRVLRAQSLLRVLGGGLRLLQLLGILLILYLTAELVLSQFEATRPIARQLAGWLLDPLQQLGTMLAEQIPKLIFLLVLALVTRYLLRVIRYLFREIERGNLRIEGFYPDWANPTQKITSFLLIVFALMVAYPYIPGSSSDAFKGVSLFLGVLFSLGSTGAISNIVAGVILTYMRAYRAGDLVRIGDVQGVVVSHSLLVTKLYTIRNQEITIPNSVILQGHVINLSSAGAARGALVTTAVTIGYDTPWRQVHAILLEAAAATEEVLPTPAPFVLQTELQDFYIRYELNVYTNRPERLPFVLSALNAHVQDSFNCHGVQIMSPHYFDRARAPVISAPAQWYTQPAKREDQTTDKPGSPSPLR; encoded by the coding sequence ATGAGAACCATCGTGCACGATAAGGCCCCGCTGCCCTGCTCCATCTCGCCATTCGTCATTCGTCTGATGGCATTGCGATTGCCGATCCTGCTTGTCTCACTCCCCGCTCTGGCGGCCGACAACACGCCCTTGTGGCACGGTATCGCCTTGGCCCTGTCCAGCCTGCTTGGCGGCATGATCCTACTGCTGCTGTTCCGCCGGCTCTGCCGGAAGGGGCACGCGCTGCTGGTCAAAGCCAGCCGACAGAGGGCTCGCCGGCTGGAACAGCGCACCCATCGCGTACTGCGCGCCCAATCCCTGCTGCGCGTGTTGGGCGGAGGTCTGCGTCTGCTTCAGTTACTGGGCATCTTACTGATTCTCTACCTCACGGCCGAACTCGTGCTGAGCCAGTTCGAGGCCACTCGACCCATCGCGCGTCAGCTTGCCGGCTGGCTGCTGGACCCACTGCAGCAACTGGGCACCATGCTCGCTGAACAGATACCCAAGCTGATTTTCCTGCTGGTACTCGCACTGGTGACACGCTACCTGCTCAGGGTAATCCGCTACCTGTTCCGGGAGATCGAGCGCGGCAATCTGCGGATCGAGGGTTTCTACCCAGACTGGGCCAACCCGACGCAAAAGATCACCAGTTTCTTGCTGATCGTATTTGCACTGATGGTGGCGTACCCCTATATCCCCGGCTCCAGCTCCGATGCTTTCAAGGGTGTTTCCTTGTTTCTGGGTGTGCTGTTCTCGCTGGGCTCCACCGGTGCCATCTCCAATATCGTGGCCGGCGTGATCCTCACCTACATGCGCGCTTACCGCGCCGGCGATCTGGTGCGCATCGGGGATGTACAAGGCGTGGTGGTCAGCCACTCCCTGCTGGTGACCAAGCTGTACACGATACGTAATCAGGAAATCACCATCCCGAACTCCGTCATTCTGCAAGGGCATGTGATCAATCTTTCGTCCGCCGGCGCCGCCAGAGGGGCGCTGGTTACAACAGCAGTCACCATCGGCTACGACACGCCCTGGCGGCAAGTACATGCCATCCTGCTGGAGGCGGCCGCCGCCACGGAGGAAGTCTTGCCAACCCCCGCCCCGTTTGTCTTGCAGACCGAGCTGCAGGATTTCTATATCCGCTATGAGCTCAACGTATATACGAACCGCCCCGAGCGGCTACCGTTCGTGCTGTCTGCGCTCAACGCCCATGTGCAAGACAGTTTCAATTGCCATGGCGTCCAGATCATGTCGCCCCACTATTTTGACCGCGCCCGTGCTCCGGTCATCTCCGCGCCCGCACAGTGGTACACCCAACCAGCAAAGCGCGAAGACCAAACCACAGATAAGCCCGGCAGCCCTTCGCCGCTTCGATAG